In Methanomicrobium antiquum, one DNA window encodes the following:
- a CDS encoding ORC1-type DNA replication protein has translation MAEKNSDTETALGEGSVTGSVGLFTKYLNNRGIFKNREVLRHSYRPLILPHRRPQIDSIASILAPAIRNETPSNILIYGKTGTGKTASVKYVGAELENACHEMGKACNVIHLNCELIDTQYRVLAQIANELDDIESKSSDRPRSSIPMTGWPTDQVYSELKSMVEAIGGVNVIVLDEIDKLVKKSGDETLYNLTRFNSELKNAKISMIGISNDLRFTNFLDPRVLSSLSEEELVFPPYNAPQLCDILKQRADVAFADGILDDGVIPLCAALAAQEHGDARRALDLLRISGELAEREDAPRVTEKHVKNAQQKIETDSLIVCVSSLPTQSKAVLYSMLILSEMNKQVFTTGEVAQVYRDVAQVLDLDVLTHRRITDLISELTMLGVINSRVVSRGRYGRTKEMWFGTGTAGIKKTLTQDERFDEERLNQIDTARFRSIFR, from the coding sequence TTGGCTGAGAAAAATTCTGATACAGAGACCGCATTAGGTGAGGGGAGTGTCACCGGTTCAGTAGGTCTCTTTACAAAATATCTAAACAACAGGGGTATTTTCAAAAACAGGGAAGTTTTAAGACATTCATACCGACCTTTAATCCTCCCCCACAGAAGACCGCAGATTGATTCAATCGCATCTATTCTTGCACCGGCAATAAGAAATGAAACACCTTCAAATATTCTCATTTACGGAAAAACAGGAACAGGAAAGACTGCATCTGTAAAGTATGTAGGCGCCGAACTTGAGAACGCATGCCATGAGATGGGAAAAGCATGCAATGTCATTCACTTAAACTGTGAATTAATTGATACTCAGTACAGAGTTTTGGCACAGATTGCAAATGAGCTGGATGATATTGAAAGTAAATCAAGTGACAGACCGCGATCAAGCATACCAATGACGGGATGGCCTACAGATCAGGTATATTCTGAATTAAAAAGCATGGTTGAGGCAATCGGCGGTGTCAATGTAATAGTTCTCGATGAAATTGACAAACTGGTAAAAAAAAGCGGTGATGAAACACTATACAACCTGACAAGATTCAATTCAGAACTTAAAAACGCCAAAATAAGCATGATTGGAATCTCAAATGATCTCCGGTTTACAAACTTCCTTGATCCTCGAGTACTTTCATCATTATCAGAAGAAGAGCTTGTATTTCCGCCATACAACGCACCACAGCTTTGTGATATCTTAAAACAGAGAGCTGACGTTGCTTTTGCCGATGGAATTTTGGATGATGGTGTTATTCCTCTGTGTGCAGCCTTAGCCGCCCAGGAACACGGTGATGCACGCCGTGCTCTAGATCTCTTAAGAATCTCCGGAGAACTTGCAGAAAGAGAAGATGCACCCCGTGTTACAGAAAAACATGTAAAGAATGCACAGCAGAAGATTGAAACAGACAGTTTAATAGTCTGCGTATCATCGCTTCCGACACAGAGTAAGGCAGTCCTTTATTCAATGCTGATTCTGTCTGAGATGAACAAGCAGGTCTTTACAACCGGCGAAGTCGCACAGGTTTATCGTGATGTGGCACAGGTTCTTGACCTTGACGTTCTGACTCACAGGAGAATAACTGATCTTATATCTGAACTCACAATGCTTGGTGTCATAAACTCCCGTGTTGTATCGAGGGGCAGATATGGAAGGACAAAAGAAATGTGGTTTGGAACAGGAACTGCCGGGATTAAGAAAACATTAACCCAGGATGAAAGATTTGACGAAGAACGTCTCAATCAGATTGATACTGCAAGATTCAGATCAATCTTCAGATAA
- a CDS encoding Lrp/AsnC family transcriptional regulator — protein MDDKDRMILGILEDDCRIPAETLADMVDLEVDDIKKRIAVLEENGVIKKYMACIDWEKAGEGVVAAIIELKVSPERDYGYDKIAERISRHRQVKSLRLISGAYDLELLVVAKNIHEITRFVAEQIAPLEQVRETGTILIMKTYKENGLEFFERKTGDRLTYSF, from the coding sequence ATGGATGATAAAGACCGAATGATTCTTGGTATCCTCGAAGATGACTGCCGCATACCGGCAGAAACCCTTGCGGATATGGTGGATCTGGAAGTAGACGACATAAAAAAACGCATCGCCGTACTGGAAGAAAACGGTGTAATAAAGAAATATATGGCCTGTATCGACTGGGAAAAAGCAGGAGAAGGTGTTGTTGCGGCGATAATAGAGCTTAAAGTATCGCCTGAGAGAGATTATGGCTATGACAAAATAGCAGAGAGAATTTCAAGGCACAGGCAGGTTAAATCACTGCGGTTAATAAGCGGCGCATATGATCTTGAACTGCTTGTAGTCGCAAAAAACATTCATGAAATAACAAGATTTGTCGCAGAACAGATAGCGCCTCTGGAACAGGTCAGAGAAACCGGCACAATTCTGATAATGAAGACTTACAAGGAAAATGGTCTTGAATTCTTCGAAAGAAAGACTGGTGACAGACTTACATATTCATTCTAA
- a CDS encoding aminotransferase class I/II-fold pyridoxal phosphate-dependent enzyme, translating into MRDFRSERVCKIPPSGIRKFFDIAQEMEDVISLGVGEPDYDTPWNVREAAIRSIEQGQTAYTSNSGLIELRQEIKKYLSDSYGISYDPKKEIVVTTGASEALDISIRAVVDSGDEVLVADPSYIAYTSNVMLAGGVPVLVPCLEKDEFKLTPDSLMEKITKKSKILLCNFPNNPTGGVMTKEDYKGIADIVTDHDLLLISDEIYSELTYEGEKASAASVDDLWERTITINGFSKAYSMTGWRVGYICAPETICSAVLKIHQYVMLSAPTTAQYAAVEALRNGADACREMVSEYKIRRNLFVNGLNRAGLKTHMPNGAFYAFPNIIEYGISDEEFAERLLKEHHVAVVPGSVFGPAGVGHLRCSYAVSREDLMTAVGRIEQFVSDL; encoded by the coding sequence ATGAGAGATTTTCGATCCGAACGCGTATGCAAAATACCACCATCAGGCATACGCAAATTCTTTGATATTGCACAGGAGATGGAAGATGTCATCTCCTTAGGGGTTGGCGAACCAGACTATGATACACCCTGGAATGTCAGAGAAGCGGCAATACGCTCAATCGAGCAGGGCCAGACTGCATATACGTCAAACAGCGGCTTAATTGAATTAAGACAGGAGATAAAAAAATATCTCAGCGATTCATATGGAATTTCATATGATCCAAAAAAAGAGATTGTAGTAACAACAGGAGCGTCAGAAGCGCTTGACATCTCAATAAGAGCAGTAGTTGACTCAGGCGATGAAGTTTTGGTTGCAGATCCCTCATACATCGCATACACATCAAATGTAATGCTTGCCGGCGGAGTTCCGGTACTTGTTCCGTGCCTTGAAAAGGACGAATTTAAACTGACGCCTGATTCGCTGATGGAAAAGATTACTAAAAAATCAAAAATTCTTCTCTGCAATTTCCCAAACAATCCCACAGGCGGAGTAATGACAAAAGAGGACTATAAGGGAATAGCAGATATTGTAACAGACCATGATCTTCTCCTTATAAGTGATGAAATCTACAGTGAACTAACCTATGAGGGAGAAAAGGCAAGCGCCGCCTCTGTTGATGACCTTTGGGAGAGAACAATTACAATAAACGGCTTTTCAAAGGCTTATTCAATGACAGGCTGGCGGGTAGGATATATCTGTGCACCGGAGACAATCTGCAGTGCAGTCTTAAAAATCCATCAGTATGTGATGCTTTCCGCACCAACAACTGCTCAGTATGCGGCAGTTGAAGCTCTAAGAAACGGCGCCGATGCCTGCCGTGAGATGGTGTCTGAATACAAAATAAGGAGAAACTTATTTGTAAACGGCTTAAACAGGGCAGGACTTAAGACACACATGCCAAACGGAGCGTTTTACGCATTTCCAAATATTATTGAATATGGTATTTCAGATGAGGAGTTTGCAGAAAGACTCCTAAAAGAACACCACGTGGCAGTTGTTCCGGGAAGTGTCTTTGGCCCTGCAGGAGTAGGGCATCTGAGATGCAGTTATGCGGTATCAAGAGAAGATCTCATGACAGCAGTTGGAAGAATTGAACAATTTGTCTCAGATCTTTAA